A stretch of DNA from Thalassospiraceae bacterium LMO-SO8:
ATCATGGTCAGGCGGTGGGCGCCACGCGCCTCGTACACGCCCTTGGCCAGGGAAAAGGCCTCGCGGGCGGCCTCCAACTGACCCGGATCGTGGGTCAGCTTGGACAGCATGAACAGCGCCGAGCCCAGGTTGTTCTGGGTCGCCGCCCACAGCAGCGGATGGTCCAGCTTGTGACGGACTTCCAATGCGCCGGAGCACGCCTCGATGGCTTTTTCGAACAGCTCCACCGATTTCAGTTGTTCGCCCAGGATCGCCGCCGCCTGGCCGATGTTGTTCATGACCTCGGCCCAGCGCATGGGATGGTCGACCCGGTTGAACACCTGCAAGGCGGCCTGATAGTGGTTCAGGGCCTGTTTCAAAAGATCCTGGTCGCCTTCCTGGGCGTCGATGCGATAGCAGATCTGCCCCATCCGGTTCTGCAACGCCGCCCATTCCTTGGGGTAGAGGTCGCGGGTGAACTGCTCGGCCGCCGCTTCCAGAAGCGCCATCGCCTGGGCCATCGGCCCGGCCGCCTTGTGTTCGTCGTCGACCGGCATCTCCAGGGTTTCCCATTCTGGTGCCAGGGTCGGCAGGATCGCACCGAGCGCGCGCTGCGCCACGGCGCGGTCGAAGGCGTCGCTGTCATCCTTCAGGAAGGCGATGGCCTGGCCGTAGATATCGGCGGCCATGCGGTAACCCTCAAGCTGTCCCGCCGGGCCCGGCTGAAGCGTCAACAGGTTGGCGAAAAACAGCCGGGCGATGGCACGGTCGCGGTCCGTGATGTCGGGTGCCGTGCCCAGGGCTTCGATGGCCGGGGCCGCGCGTTCCATGGCCTGGGGCAGGACTTTGGCGAGGCGGCTTTTCTTGACCTCGGTCAGAGGGATCGTCGCCGTCAGGGCGACGGCCGTCGCCAGGGCCGTCAGGGCCGGGTCCGGCTGGGCCGGCAGCACCAGCGCCTGGGCTGCGTGAAACATTCCGGGCGGGTCCTCGTTCTGGATGCCCAGGGGCAGGAACCGCAGGGTCAGGCGCTTGCCGTCGGGGGCCAGCTCGAAGCAGATCAGGATGTCTGCCTCGGCCTGGGCCAGGGCCTGGCGCGCCGCCCAATGCAGACGGTTCGCGCGGTTCCCGGGTTCCGTGTCCTCAGGGAGGGCGAGGGGCTTCTTCAAGGGCCGGGCGCGCACGCCCTCCAGGTCGGCGAAGGCGTCGAGGATCAGGGTTTCAGGGTCCGGCGCGGTGCCGCTGTCGGCGCCGAAGTCTTCCGTGGCTTGGCCTTCGGGGGGCAGGGCCGCAACGCGGATCTCGATGCGGGTCGGGTCGGCGGGCTGACTGGCTTCCTTGATCTGGCGGAACCAGCCGAACAGGGAGAGCCGGCGGCGTGGTGCCCCGGTGTTCGGCGCGGCCAAGGGGGCAAGCAGGCGGGCCAACAGGCCGCTCCCCTGAACCGGCGTCTTGACCAGGGCCAGGGCCTGTTGGTCGAGCGGGCGCAAGGTCACCGTGCCGGCGGCGATCGCCGTCGATTTGTGGCGGCCGTGCGCGACATCCGCGTCGCCCAGGGTCTTGCCCGGGCCAAGAACACCCAGATGCTTTTCCTTGCCGTCGACCTCGGTCATCAGTTCGACCTTGCCGGCGATGATGGTGAAGGCACGGGTCGCCGGATCCCCCTCGCGGAAGATGATGTCCTTGTCGCGGAACTGTTGTTTCCTGCTGTTCACGGACCTTGGCCTGCTTGTTGAACGCTATCCGTCCATTCTCCGGTTGCCTGATCCAACCGGAGCCGACGGCGGCGCTGGACGATTGCCGCCCCGTCCATTAAACAGAAAGAAGGTTTACCCTTGTTTAAGGCCGATCTGCTTCCTTATCGTGGCTGAATACCAGGGATAAGGCCGGGGACAGAGGAACGCCGAAAGCGGCGTCCTGTGAGCGAGTGAGGGGCTATTTTGTATAATAAGTTCAAGGGATTGTGCGTGGGCTTGGGGCTCTGCATGGTGGCTGTTTCCGGTGCGCGGGCGGATAGTGCGTCGACCGGATACGACATCCGAATTCTGATGGGCAAGACCCATCCTTTTGCCGCCCGCCCGGCCAAAGAGTGGGACCAGGCCCGGCCGGGACAGCCCGCCGCAGGCCGCGTGGCCCAGCCGGTTTACGCCCCCATGCCGGCGCGCCCGGCGCCCCGGCCTCAGGTCCGCCCGGTTCCGGCCTCCGCGCCGGCACCGCAGCCGCAGGCCCAACCCACGGCGCCGATGTCGTCGAAAACGGGACCGCTGTGGCCCGGCGGCACGGAACGGGGGGCCCGCGCCAGTTCGCGGGGCAAGCCGCTCGGCGGCATCGTTTCCGAAATTTCCATCGGCGCCCTGATCCACGATGACGGGCCGTTCTCCAACTCCAAGGAAGACGGCTATGACGGGCATATCGAAATCCGCTTCGCCTCGCCCAAGTTCCTCGACATCATCTGGAGCCCGGAGCCCCACATCGGCGCCAACATCAATTCCGAGGGCGACACCAGCCAGGTGTTCGCCGGTCTCAGCTATGAATGGAATCTGTGGAAGGGCCTGTTCGCCGGGCTCAGCGTCGGCGGCGCCTATCACGACGGCGAGACGGATTCAGGGGCCCTGGACAAGAAGGACTTGGGCTGCCATCTACTGTTCCGGGAATCGTTCACCCTCGGCTGGCAGTTGACCGAGCATCACAAGATCGCGGCCATCTTCGACCATATCTCGAACGCCAAGATCTGCGATCACAACGAAGGCCTGGAAAACATCGGCCTGCGCTACAGCTATCGTTTCTAGGAAAAGGGCCTAGGCCCCATCGCCGCGCCGCACCCGGGCCCGCAGGCCGCGCCGGGTCTGGTCCAGCAAGGCCGCCCAGTCGCCCCGCCGTTCCGTGCGCAGGATGCGCATGGTCGGATACCAGGGCGTGGCGTCGCCGGAGGTGCCCCAGCGCCAATCGGGCGAGGCCGGGGCGATCAGCCAGGTTTCCTTGCCGAGCGCGCCCGCCATATGGGCGACGGCGCCGTCGACGGCGATCACCAGATCCATCTGATCGATATAAGCCGCAAGACCGGCCAGCCCGCCGGCCCGGCGCGCCACATCGATGATCAGGGCATCCGCGCCCTGTGCCTTCAGGTCGCCCGATGCCGGGCCCGTCTGCAGGCCGAACAACGTGACCCCGGCCAAGCCGGCCAGGTCAAGGAACGGGCGCAGCCCCGGCGTCGGCGTGACATGAACCGGCGTCCGCTCGTCTTCCCAGGCGATCCCGACTTTCAAAAAATCGCCGCCCGGCGGCAGGCGAAAGGCCCCCGGGTCGGGCGGGGCGATATAGGGGGTCGCGGCCGGCACCTTGGCGGCGGTGGTCTTGAAGATGGCGGCAAGCGACAGCAATGGCGCGTGCAGATCGAATTTCGGCAGGGCCGCGCCCTGGATCACCAGCTTATCGACGCCGGGCACCGTGGCCAGAAGATCGGCCAGCGCGGCGGGCGCTTCGAGAACGACATTGGCGCCTTGGGCCTTGATCATGGGAATGTAGCGGGCGAATTGGATGATGTCGCCGGGGGTGCCTTCGCAGGGCACCAGCACCGTCTTGCCCTTGACCTTGGCGCCGGTCCAGCGCGGCGTGTCCATGCCGCGCAACTGGAAGCGGCGCATTCGGAAGCGGGCTTCCAGGTCCTTGAAACCGGCGGCATATTCGCCCGCCAGCAACAGCGACCGTCCGCGGTCAAGCAGACTCGGGATATGATCCGGATTGTGGTCCAGCGCGCGCTCGAAACAGTCGAGGGACTGGTCGCGGCGGCCCAGGTCGCGCAGCGCCACGCCCAGGTTGTGCAGGGTGTCGGGATTTTTCGGGTCCAGGTGCACGGCCTGCTGGTGGCTGGCCACGGCGGCCTCGAACCGGCCAAGGTCGCGCAGAACGTTGCCCAGGTTGGAATGAGACGACGCATTGCGCGGCTTCAGCGCGATGGCCCGCCGGTAGCAGGCGACGGCGGCTTCCGGCCGGCCCGTGGCGCGCAGCACCACGCCCAGGTTGTTATAGGCCTCGGCCAGATTGGGATTGAGGGCGAGGGCCCGGGTGTAATCGGGGATCGCCTCTTCCAGGCGGCCGTTCCGTTGATGGTCGGAGCCGATGGCGAACAGGCGCGCGGCCTCGCGGTCACGGAGCGCCGTGCGTTCTTCTTCCGGAAGCGATTCCCACGCGGCGCGGGCGTCATTGACGTCCACCGGGGATTGATCCGGGCTGGCGCGGTCGTCGGCGGCCATCAGTCCTCCACGATATCAGCGGCCCCTTTGTCCGCTGTCGCTAGTGTTCGTCCGATCCGCCCGCGCCCCGTTTGGGTGATCTTCGGGCAGGTCAGAGAAGTGATCTGTAACCACGCTCCCCCCGCGCGCACATATTGAAGTGTCCCTGGCGGAACCGCAAGCCTCGTAACCTACGAGGATTACAATAAAACTCGGCGGTTCGGGCGGTCTGTCAGGTCCGTGTCAGACAAGCGCCAGAACGTTCTCCGGCGGCCGCCCGAGAACCGCCTTGGCGCCCTTGACGACGATCGGCCGTTCGATGCACCGGGGATTGGCGATCATGCCCTTGATCAGGGTGTCCTCGTCCATGTCCTTGGCAAGGCCCGCTTCCTTGGCTTCGGCGGCGCGCAGGATATCGGCGGCCTTCAGGCCGAGCTTGCGCAACAGCTCCTTCATCTCGTCCATCGTGGGCGGGGTTTCCAGGTACAGCACGATTTCCGGGGCGACGCCGTTGTCCTCCAGCAATTGAAGGGTCTGGCGCGATTTGCTGCACTTCGGGTTGTGATAGATGGTGATGGCCATGATGGCTGCTCCCCTGTTGTCTGTTCGGTGGCCGGCGGGACCGGTGTCATGCCTTCCCGGCGGAGCCCGGCCCCGTGGGCGGTTGGAAGATTTCCGGCGCGTCGTCGCCCGGCAGGCTTTCCACATAAATCGATTGGCTCGGGAAGGCAAAGGCCGCCTCGGCGCCGTGGACGATGTCCATGACCTTGTAGGCCAGGCGTTCCTTGATCTCCAGGTATTCACCCCATTTCGTCGTGATGGTGAAGCAGTAGACCAGGATGTTGATGGAGGAATCGCCGAAACTGTCGATGCGCACGAAGGTCGAGACATCCGTCGCCGGGGCGAATTCCGGTGTTTCCTCGATATAGGCCGCGATCTGGTCGCGGATCTGGCGCAACTGGTCGATCGTGGTGCGGTATTCGACCCCGATCAGCCATTTGATGCGGCGGTGGGTCATGGCGGTGAAATTGATGACCGCCGTGTCCGACAGCTGCGAATTGGGCACCATGACCGGCGCCTTGTCGAACCGGCGGATCATGGTCGAGCGAAACCCGATGGTCTCGACATGGCCTTCGACCACGCCTTCGACATGGATCCAATCGCCCTTGTGAAAGCGTTTTTCCGCCAGGATCAGCAGGCCCGCGATGAGGTTCTTGAACAGGTCCTGGGCGCCGAGCGCGACGGCGACGCCGATCAGGCCGAACCCGGCGATGATCGGGCCGACCTTGATGCCCCAGATTTCCAACACCGCCGCCGCGCCGATGATGAACACCAGCACGCGGATCGCACGCGCCATCCATTCCACCAGTTCCGTGGAAAAGATCCGGTCGAGGCGATGGAGAAGCACGCTCAAGGGATCGACTGCCCGGTAAAGCGCCCAGAAAATGGTGAAGGCGATCAGCGAGCGCACCAGGTTCGACGCCATCTGGTCGGGCGTGCCCACGAGTTTGAGGACCTGGAAGGCGAAGAACAGGCCCATGACCACGGGCACGAAGCGGACCGGTGGTTCGATGGTCGCCAGGATCTGGTCGTCCAGGGTCCAGGCCGTGCGCTTGGTCATCATGCGCAGCCAGCCCAT
This window harbors:
- a CDS encoding tetratricopeptide repeat-containing glycosyltransferase family protein; translated protein: MAADDRASPDQSPVDVNDARAAWESLPEEERTALRDREAARLFAIGSDHQRNGRLEEAIPDYTRALALNPNLAEAYNNLGVVLRATGRPEAAVACYRRAIALKPRNASSHSNLGNVLRDLGRFEAAVASHQQAVHLDPKNPDTLHNLGVALRDLGRRDQSLDCFERALDHNPDHIPSLLDRGRSLLLAGEYAAGFKDLEARFRMRRFQLRGMDTPRWTGAKVKGKTVLVPCEGTPGDIIQFARYIPMIKAQGANVVLEAPAALADLLATVPGVDKLVIQGAALPKFDLHAPLLSLAAIFKTTAAKVPAATPYIAPPDPGAFRLPPGGDFLKVGIAWEDERTPVHVTPTPGLRPFLDLAGLAGVTLFGLQTGPASGDLKAQGADALIIDVARRAGGLAGLAAYIDQMDLVIAVDGAVAHMAGALGKETWLIAPASPDWRWGTSGDATPWYPTMRILRTERRGDWAALLDQTRRGLRARVRRGDGA
- a CDS encoding mechanosensitive ion channel family protein translates to MTEFWNLVVDVWQHGVIGIDVGRMAAALGIFLVFLMLRGLLTRFLMGWLRMMTKRTAWTLDDQILATIEPPVRFVPVVMGLFFAFQVLKLVGTPDQMASNLVRSLIAFTIFWALYRAVDPLSVLLHRLDRIFSTELVEWMARAIRVLVFIIGAAAVLEIWGIKVGPIIAGFGLIGVAVALGAQDLFKNLIAGLLILAEKRFHKGDWIHVEGVVEGHVETIGFRSTMIRRFDKAPVMVPNSQLSDTAVINFTAMTHRRIKWLIGVEYRTTIDQLRQIRDQIAAYIEETPEFAPATDVSTFVRIDSFGDSSINILVYCFTITTKWGEYLEIKERLAYKVMDIVHGAEAAFAFPSQSIYVESLPGDDAPEIFQPPTGPGSAGKA
- the arsC gene encoding arsenate reductase (glutaredoxin) (This arsenate reductase requires both glutathione and glutaredoxin to convert arsenate to arsenite, after which the efflux transporter formed by ArsA and ArsB can extrude the arsenite from the cell, providing resistance.) gives rise to the protein MMAITIYHNPKCSKSRQTLQLLEDNGVAPEIVLYLETPPTMDEMKELLRKLGLKAADILRAAEAKEAGLAKDMDEDTLIKGMIANPRCIERPIVVKGAKAVLGRPPENVLALV
- a CDS encoding cyclic nucleotide-binding domain-containing protein; this encodes MNSRKQQFRDKDIIFREGDPATRAFTIIAGKVELMTEVDGKEKHLGVLGPGKTLGDADVAHGRHKSTAIAAGTVTLRPLDQQALALVKTPVQGSGLLARLLAPLAAPNTGAPRRRLSLFGWFRQIKEASQPADPTRIEIRVAALPPEGQATEDFGADSGTAPDPETLILDAFADLEGVRARPLKKPLALPEDTEPGNRANRLHWAARQALAQAEADILICFELAPDGKRLTLRFLPLGIQNEDPPGMFHAAQALVLPAQPDPALTALATAVALTATIPLTEVKKSRLAKVLPQAMERAAPAIEALGTAPDITDRDRAIARLFFANLLTLQPGPAGQLEGYRMAADIYGQAIAFLKDDSDAFDRAVAQRALGAILPTLAPEWETLEMPVDDEHKAAGPMAQAMALLEAAAEQFTRDLYPKEWAALQNRMGQICYRIDAQEGDQDLLKQALNHYQAALQVFNRVDHPMRWAEVMNNIGQAAAILGEQLKSVELFEKAIEACSGALEVRHKLDHPLLWAATQNNLGSALFMLSKLTHDPGQLEAAREAFSLAKGVYEARGAHRLTMITEKNLSRVERLMDIARPKSPPPLPWEPKDYAPHLAETSGGADDDEEEGDMSVYDAPKDDDDDRGLKSRAAGA
- a CDS encoding acyloxyacyl hydrolase, with translation MVAVSGARADSASTGYDIRILMGKTHPFAARPAKEWDQARPGQPAAGRVAQPVYAPMPARPAPRPQVRPVPASAPAPQPQAQPTAPMSSKTGPLWPGGTERGARASSRGKPLGGIVSEISIGALIHDDGPFSNSKEDGYDGHIEIRFASPKFLDIIWSPEPHIGANINSEGDTSQVFAGLSYEWNLWKGLFAGLSVGGAYHDGETDSGALDKKDLGCHLLFRESFTLGWQLTEHHKIAAIFDHISNAKICDHNEGLENIGLRYSYRF